A genomic region of Drosophila kikkawai strain 14028-0561.14 chromosome X, DkikHiC1v2, whole genome shotgun sequence contains the following coding sequences:
- the sov gene encoding uncharacterized protein sov, which translates to MDLTGEDLRVMSVTNQETRAKLLEVRKDVPFIRSVRESHGNTLSKVQSQRLQALIGLLERENVSMITLNKIERIVNKLKKKFNPRFSDVIDISDQNSNELPSCSAATAAKPTDAAATSKTADAKPSEAPKATPATKKTKGSKPTPSDTIKTNPAPSPAASPDDGLAPDGVLVAMQRARTKEIEIRSNATAPFTRRTAVSAKETVSSAEPPFSRRLPSAPPAADKSDFVRRSTAPLELEACIDSDQPSPEKDAYSISSTSSPSPNETSAPGNSLEEARKKLAALRGGSADAATGQDQPALALASNMNDPRGKKRALITALPKHNKDNSSRDVVNVTPPPMVRILSPVPPAPSMKPNSSSWFTYANIPVVNVNKTSSTSSSNSSNSISQEDHSPMSSRPYGRDSGSDPRRSFNGNQEPRDPRESRDPRESRSGSRDPRESRDPRRENHNHSRDPRMSRNQSWHGPQQHKQIHTSPYSADPRRGAGTYTNNIDETTHWQATNNMNNGNGTGNPNKYTKPHWGANPNANPNNIPVSSFNGSASSRGGFRGGSHNPTMGRYGRSNASVPSYNGSASSEAGQPTNHVPRTYREHKEAKARAADAAKLAEELRLLEAEKRRLLEAVEKESQLDKEKEDAAAVAASPTSTVEPQLDTLYRNSTGASVKKIDFRIPKKTPTVASSPSSVNGEGHADAGSSSASPAPGKSCNAEKNSDNNSNKKDDKSKKDRDLEITKTNDKLKGKDKDKSENKKHHKKADKKAGRSSSKEEKKNKGKEKEIEKKSSSSREILDTESIVSVASSENNENLENEPPVKEVYGLSPALTTEETDDKLDPLPMLRGGKKIPTLVNGEVMENGGAENVVDDIRGVEAEAEDKAELPKLSKIKIVLGPNAHSQLLLHNSENSAKTLDSEDNAAKPSDFKALDLFTDKHDDTEVPAPPVQELRRIMKRRYSMVPKASVPLVDKSEILTGGSLLYEDLQEHKRQSQRARHLAHIFEKTSDNCRISTQNIITGKRRTRGAPEASFNETQLSRRSFGLGKINRRRRSAATSAKAEVKLSEATQAKAPAAADVELSESTLAKAAAAADVELSKSILAKASAAADVPLSEATTSSEANTRKRRRSVSVVSDVSNLPEEQPEPKPQSQPPPMARPRHKRRPKRNELDKLNDDIAMMYYGEEVLRATGRRACTQRSRTPSVARRSPSLETNSSSRMTSPIIIRNVARRGKRFTGPSSVNAGLNRASFQTRSCLVRLKRHPSLNKMAKKWEEQKKEEEEEKQIQEKKTGRSAAKRRKLSSEKTMQELRNVNPEWHATSAVTITCVICNVNIRKSPILHYIQNHGEHYGARMPPGMLNELRAGRNQRPDYWMAQGAAHLYYYKCPFCVKVINMRSMNLAEHLVTHTGERRYQCSHCLLSLHRLHILQDHIKTCAPGATILEYENCGQLPMSLYVCHLCEFVQVSRDHMNQHLVKQHGLKEEEVPELELEQLLLFTIDGVPKAMSLAEGQKIVERNLKNAIAETAASSSKAKSTAAASKVSKKTTKHSKNKENDDEGPSTSKAAQKKAANKNKVKIRFKNMAKKSLRRVKREKEDEGKDQDQDDKLEDQVLGSQEELRPEANTEAVLTTIKGLPLPPAEKDNLLVVNECLMDQDMDMELAELADEEQALQNKDQSMLVEEKPLRRIYLEVDESEDVDVDVESADDEVLEESAHPEPEKPTEIPASNPKTLPDLTLSELDADLLDGIGSDASDFGDDDTNIDEPMTDEWIDLETAERNRKAAKNPFESFTRFCTRLNKGSRATGKSWRSNASGSSNEDSHDPPDPSELLPRMRPLEPEVITTTNQEEVTQPKQSPAAPATTVPPKSPLKRVENVAYRKGGVSGMDDKCAAAYYCIYPGCTFLFSNELEGLENHFAQEHPTVRWTGTCAMCPRSRKNPDSQPHSIADELRHMREGHMKTKPSVELMEVESPAPEPEPEPAPVAAPVFTLRVRRFTGDRLAEPQPEEESQPAAATGGVEDQPNGMLRGLLQAEPRPPNQVDFNAAGLGEFLCAKPTAPTQEQPVVTSNGINTTNDQPKVINYASGLGLAISQVFNGASVPMPVVNSPTLASSVTAPAPLPPLAPASVPVSGESRSRLVADRFRCMAANCGFCAHTVMCIREHMKFHRFSFGSNGYLNCAYCNHIATDVDDYIRHGIVVHSLAPNSDLHGIAVETPSVSQQIRDMLNQRGAVTVRSLAGQNSTTVAPSTPVDVLPSPANDNIAGIVGVEAGGCAASGLPDVSLATAITELLRPTGYSEDKLYACPQKGCIVRLTEEQFVNHVRYHIRSTLNQGSEQIKCKYCAQILLPPSLRTHLQQSHARHKLFCSICLATAVNKRLMLYHVRNHHSQAFELIKRQLQFIQLPTDPDAGGAKAGGAVTDANSVFLTAVVQPFGMQEMESFKSRLLEELLLRRQGTKMVYRGSEVRLLPRVIFFPQKLRCGECSFSSEVRAVLQRHLYEHKERNVREAYQMDECLTEAAPAPDSDVDVESVEDNAVAAETIRGTVEAQVDPAGVRPPGQHKAVVPRFVYVPPDNRYRCGFVRCIRLLGTELELRNHMTMDHSYTEDIFCYHCKLPLSGQTSVERYLTHLMLHKRHIYQCGACMRYNERRSTIVRHIQERHPLHEVDVVVHRHSDTHLNTNARWLKTPKVTRLTQIEFMCNLCQVSLPTAVQIMAHAVAAHDRKYQIHCLYCSFGNKESSVVIDHILDTHPGRRVQPIQVFQQVSYKKNQTLGFYCIVCMKGASSCLRIGQHCEELHKSRYQWQCPHCEFGNQQERFVIQHIQLKHPQRLGLAVMQFERVTNEIPDALSWELGQPIEEVVAMAVAEEEEPAASNVVEGQTQQQQEQAQQQKQPQRPPHQEPPKQPPIVDTEVVDLLASDDERDDTESSESPEEEKMVEFACTHCSETNSNLQDLRTQHWAHVHADQPFYFRVQPQLLCSECKRFKSNAKTLRDEHLVKVHSIRNIVACDVRRPEECAYCDYKYHSWQDLAQHISKAGHLPNDLKNVTNDDLAALQQLSASGQNEYYQCDLCSVVMPTKGAIAQHGRVEHSRPGERFCFRQLTTPLIYHCFLCMFTSAEELVTLRHMVDHYNRFLYCHFCARHLPGGFDEYIQHCYSQHREDVHRFQELHSFGDLRKFLSNVHYQFQNGLIITKSSLRGTRYNDEKMMRVLYAELMSKVRRPPLRLHINLKSVQGQGQVPNPQEQTPAVRITQRRKTLNPDEILRLSRNQLSPQKRRQEEPQQSSPAKVPKTRIITPVANRLMSSTTAPSAPASAPLVPSALGQMPAAREPPVRITQRRKTLNPDELLRLSRLNQPGQEEPQQSSPPKVPRTRIITPVANRLMSNTAASSAPASAPQVPSALGQMPAAREPPVRITQRRKTLNPDELLRLSRLNQPGQEQQQQSPPAKVPRTRIITPVANPLMSGIVTAATAVPPAVPLAVPPAVPPAVNMLRIVKRRNSYVVHTGP; encoded by the exons ATGGACCTCACCGGCGAAGATTTGCGTGTGATGAGCGTGACCAACCAGGAGACCAGAGCCAAGCTCTTGGAGGTCCGCAAGGATGTGCCCTTCATACGCAGCGTGCGGGAGAGCCATGGAAATACCCTGTCCAAGGTGCAGTCGCAGCGCCTGCAGGCACTCATCGGACTGCTGGAGCGAGA GAACGTCTCCATGATTACGCTGAACAAGATCGAGCGGATTGTGAACAAGTTAAAGAAAAAGTTCAATCCG CGTTTCAGCGATGTCATCGACATCAGCGATCAGAATTCGAACGAATTGCCGTCTTGCTCTGCTGCGACTGCGGCCAAGCCGACGGATGCGGCGGCTACCTCTAAGACGGCCGATGCGAAGCCAAGCGAAGCCCCCaaagcaacaccagcaactaAAAAGACAAAAGGCTCCAAGCCAACGCCAAGTGATACCATCAAGACCAACCCAGCTCCATCACCGGCTGCATCTCCAGATGATGGCTTGGCGCCGGACGGCGTCTTGGTCGCCATGCAGAGGGCGCGCACAAAGGAGATCGAAATACGATCCAATGCGACGGCGCCGTTCACCCGCCGTACTGCGGTTAGTGCCAAGGAGACTGTTTCATCGGCAGAGCCACCGTTTAGCCGCCGGTTGCCCAGCGCTCCTCCGGCTGCGGATAAGTCCGATTTTGTGCGTCGCAGCACGGCGCCCCTTGAACTGGAAGCCTGCATAGATAGCGACCAGCCATCGCCGGAGAAGGATGCTTACAGCATCTCATCCACGTCGTCTCCAAGTCCCAATGAGACTTCAGCTCCAGGCAACTCTTTGGAGGAGGCACGCAAGAAACTGGCCGCCTTGCGGGGTGGCTCCGCTGATGCTGCTACGGGACAGGATCAGCCAGCTTTGGCCTTGGCCTCCAACATGAACGATCCGCGTGGTAAAAAGCGCGCTCTAATCACCGCACTGCCCAAACACAACAAGGATAACAGCTCGAGAGACGTTGTGAATGTCACGCCGCCGCCAATGGTGCGGATATTGTCGCCAGTACCGCCGGCGCCGAGTATGAAGCCGAACTCTTCCTCGTGGTTCACCTATGCCAACATTCCAGTGGTGAACGTTAACAAaaccagcagcaccagcagtagcaacagcagcaacagcatcagccAGGAGGATCATTCACCAATGTCGTCGCGGCCTTATGGCCGAGATTCGGGCAGCGATCCCAGGCGATCTTTCAATGGCAACCAAGAGCCCAGAGACCCGCGTGAGAGTCGGGATCCTCGCGAGAGTCGCTCTGGGAGTCGGGATCCCCGCGAGAGTCGGGATCCTCGGCGAGAGAATCACAATCATTCTCGTGATCCACGCATGAGCAGGAACCAATCCTGGCATGGGCCACAACAGCACAAGCAGATTCACACGTCGCCATACTCAGCCGATCCACGTCGTGGCGCTGGCACTTACACCAACAACATTGATGAAACCACCCACTGGCAAGCCACCAACAACATGAACAATGGCAATGGAACTGGAAATCCCAACAAGTACACCAAACCCCACTGGGGCGCCAATCCGAATGCAAATCCCAACAACATTCCGGTGAGTAGCTTCAATGGCTCCGCCAGTTCCAGGGGCGGATTCCGCGGCGGAAGCCACAATCCAACTATGGGTCGCTATGGCCGTTCAAATGCGTCGGTACCTAGCTACAATGGATCCGCATCATCCGAGGCAGGACAACCAACCAACCATGTGCCGCGCACCTATCGCGAGCACAAGGAGGCCAAGGCTCGTGCGGCAGATGCGGCCAAACTAGCGGAGGAGCTGCGCCTGCTGGAGGCGGAAAAGCGACGCCTCTTGGAGGCCGTTGAGAAAGAGAGTCAGCTGGACAAGGAAAAAGAGGACGCGGCAGCCGTGGCGGCATCACCCACAAGTACAGTAGAACCCCAACTGGACACCTTGTACCGCAACTCAACGGGCGCATCGGTCAAGAAGATTGATTTCCGTATACCTAAGAAAACGCCAACGGTTGCCTCCAGCCCCAGTTCAGTCAATGGCGAAGGGCATGCTGATGCTGGCAGCAGTAGCGCAAGCCCAGCTCCCGGCAAATCCTGTAATGCCGAAAAGAATAGcgataataatagtaataagaAAGATGATAAAAGCAAGAAGGACAGGGACCTGGAGATCACCAAGACTAATGATAAGCTTAAGggcaaggacaaggacaagtcGGAGAACAAGAAGCATCACAAAAAAGCAGACAAGAAGGCGGGTCGCAGCTCCAGCAAGGAGGAGAAGAAGAACAAAGGCAAGGAGAAAGAAATTGAGAAAaagtcctcctcctcgcgcGAAATTTTGGATACGGAAAGCATCGTCAGCGTTGCCAGCTCGGAGAACAATGAAAATCTGGAGAACGAGCCGCCTGTCAAAGAGGTCTACGGCCTGTCGCCAGCCTTGACCACCGAGGAGACAGACGACAAGCTGGATCCCCTGCCCATGCTACGTGGCGGCAAAAAGATACCCACTCTGGTCAATGGCGAAGTCATGGAGAATGGTGGTGCCGAAAACGTGGTTGACGACATTCGAGGCGTTGAAGCGGAAGCGGAAGACAAAGCGGAGCTACCGAAGCTCTCAAAGATCAAAATAGTACTAGGCCCCAATGCCCACTCCCAGCTGTTGCTGCACAACTCCGAGAACTCTGCCAAGACGCTGGACAGTGAGGACAATGCCGCAAAGCCCAGCGATTTCAAGGCCCTGGATTTGTTTACGGACAAGCACGACGACACTGAAGTACCTGCTCCACCGGTGCAAGAGCTGCGACGGATCATGAAGCGCCGATACTCGATGGTGCCCAAGGCCAGCGTGCCATTGGTGGACAAGTCGGAGATCCTTACTGGCGGCAGTCTGCTTTACGAGGATCTGCAAGAGCACAAGCGCCAGTCGCAGCGGGCCCGCCACCTGGCACACATTTTCGAGAAGACCAGCGACAACTGTCGCATCTCCactcaaaatataataaccGGCAAGCGACGCACACGCGGTGCTCCAGAGGCCTCCTTTAACGAGACGCAGCTGAGCCGACGCAGCTTTGGTTTGGGAAAGATCAACAGAAGGAGGCGATCGGCCGCGACTTCAGCTAAAGCCGAAGTCAAGCTTAGCGAAGCAACCCAGGCTAAGGCTCCAGCTGCCGCGGATGTCGAGCTTAGTGAGTCAACCCTGGCTaaggctgccgctgccgcggATGTCGAGCTTAGTAAGTCAATCCTGGCTAAGGCTTCAGCTGCCGCCGATGTTCCTCTTAGCGAAGCCACCACATCGAGCGAAGCCAACACTCGCAAGCGTCGCAGGAGCGTTTCGGTGGTTTCAGATGTCTCGAACCTGCCTGAGGAGCAACCAGAGCCTAAACCCCAATCTCAGCCGCCGCCAATGGCTAGACCTCGCCATAAGCGCCGTCCCAAGCGCAACGAGCTGGATAAGCTAAATGATGACATAGCCATGATGTACTACGGCGAGGAAGTGCTTCGGGCCACCGGCCGTCGGGCGTGTACCCAGCGTTCGCGCACTCCCTCGGTGGCGCGTCGTTCACCGTCGCTGGAGACCAATAGCAGCAGCCGCATGACCTCACCCATTATAATCCGTAACGTGGCCCGCCGGGGCAAGCGCTTCACGGGTCCCAGTTCAGTGAACGCGGGCTTAAACCGTGCCAGCTTCCAGACGAGAAGCTGTCTGGTCCGGCTTAAGCGTCATCCAAGTTTGAATAAAATGGCCAAGAAGTGGGAGGAgcagaagaaggaggaggaggaggagaagcaaATCCAAGAAAAGAAGACGGGCAGGTCCGCCGCGAAGCGTCGAAAGCTCAGCTCGGAAAAGACCATGCAGGAACTGCGGAATGTCAATCCCGAGTGGCATGCCACTTCAGCGGTCACCATCACCTGCGTTATCTGCAATGTGAATATACGAAAGAGTCCGATCCTGCACTACATCCAGAATCATGGCGAGCACTATGGCGCCCGCATGCCGCCCGGCATGCTCAACGAACTCCGTGCCGGACGCAATCAGCGGCCGGATTACTGGATGGCTCAGGGCGCCGCCCATCTCTATTACTACAAATGTCCATTTTGCGTGAAGGTGATCAATATGCGCAGCATGAACCTCGCAGAGCACCTTGTGACCCACACGGGTGAGCGACGGTATCAGTGCTCGCACTGCCTGTTGTCGCTACATCGTCTGCACATCCTGCAGGATCATATAAAGACATGTGCTCCCGGCGCCACCATCTTGGAGTATGAAAACTGCGGCCAGTTGCCCATGAGTCTGTACGTGTGCCATCTGTGTGAGTTTGTCCAGGTCAGCAGGGATCACATGAACCAACATCTGGTAAAGCAGCATGGcctgaaggaggaggaggtgccgGAACTGGAGCTAGAGCAGTTGCTGCTCTTTACCATTGACGGCGTGCCCAAGGCCATGTCCTTGGCCGAGGGGCAGAAGATAGTCGAGCGTAATCTAAAGAATGCCATAGCAGAGACCGCCGCCAGCTCCAGCAAGGCCAAGTCGACGGCTGCAGCTAGTAAAGTCTCCAAGAAAACTACTAAACATAGTAAAAACAAGGAAAACGACGACGAAGGTCCTAGCACTTCCAAGGCTGCCCAAAAGAAGGCTGCCAACAAAAATAAGGTCAAGATACGCTTTAAAAATATGGCCAAGAAGTCCTTGCGCCGCGTGAAGCGGGAGAAGGAAGACGAGGGCAAGGATCAGGATCAAGACGATAAGCTGGAGGATCAGGTGCTGGGATCGCAGGAAGAGCTAAGGCCGGAAGCCAACACAGAGGCAGTGCTAACGACTATAAAGGGTTTGCCTTTGCCACCGGCGGAGAAGGACAACCTGCTGGTGGTTAACGAGTGCCTGATGGACCAGGATATGGATATGGAACTGGCGGAGCTGGCTGACGAAGAGCAGGCCCTACAGAACAAGGACCAAAGCATGTTAGTTGAGGAAAAACCGTTGAGGAGAATATATTTGGAAGTGGATGAGAGTGAAGATGTtgatgtggatgtggagagTGCCGATGACGAGGTATTAGAAGAGTCTGCCCATCCAGAGCCTGAAAAGCCAACTGAAATTCCAGCCTCTAATCCAAAGACTCTGCCGGATCTCACTCTGTCTGAGCTAGATGCCGACCTACTCGATGGCATTGGCAGCGATGCCTCCGACTTTGGTGATGACGACACCAATATCGACGAACCGATGACAGATGAATGGATTGACCTGGAGACGGCCGAACGCAACCGCAAGGCGGCCAAGAATCCCTTTGAATCCTTTACGCGATTTTGCACGCGCCTCAACAAGGGCAGCCGGGCGACGGGCAAATCCTGGCGCTCAAATGCCAGTGGTAGCAGTAACGAAGACAGTCACGATCCACCCGATCCCAGTGAGCTATTGCCTCGCATGCGGCCCCTGGAACCGGAGGTAATAACCACAACAAACCAGGAGGAAGTTACACAGCCCAAACAGAGTCCTGCAGCTCCGGCGACGACTGTTCCTCCGAAGTCGCCGCTCAAGCGCGTCGAGAACGTGGCCTATCGCAAAGGAGGAGTCAGCGGAATGGATGACAAGTGTGCTGCTGCCTACTACTGCATCTATCCGGGCTGCACCTTCCTCTTCTCCAATGAGCTGGAGGGCCTTGAAAATCACTTTGCCCAGGAGCATCCAACTGTGCGCTGGACCGGCACCTGTGCCATGTGCCCGCGCAGCCGCAAGAATCCAGATTCTCAGCCACACAGCATAGCCGATGAGCTGCGTCATATGAGGGAGGGGCATATGAAAACGAAGCCCAGTGTGGAGTTAATGGAAGTGGAATCACCTGCTCCGGAGCCGGAGCCTGAACCCGCACCCGTTGCTGCTCCAGTCTTTACGTTGCGTGTACGCCGCTTTACAGGTGACCGCCTGGCAGAGCCACAACCCGAGGAAGAGAGCCAGCCAGCAGCGGCAACTGGCGGCGTTGAAGATCAACCAAATGGCATGCTTCGGGGTCTGCTGCAGGCGGAGCCACGTCCTCCGAACCAAGTGGATTTCAATGCCGCCGGTTTGGGTGAGTTCCTTTGCGCCAAACCTACAGCGCCGACACAGGAGCAGCCTGTCGTCACTAGCAACGGGatcaataccaccaacgatcAGCCCAAGGTGATCAACTATGCCAGTGGCCTGGGCCTGGCCATCAGTCAGGTGTTTAATGGGGCCTCCGTACCCATGCCTGTGGTGAATAGCCCCACGCTGGCATCGTCGGTAACTGCACCAGCACCACTACCACCTCTAGCACCCGCATCCGTTCCTGTCTCGGGAGAGAGCCGCTCTCGTTTGGTGGCGGATCGCTTCCGCTGCATGGCCGCCAACTGTGGCTTTTGTGCCCACACCGTGATGTGCATACGGGAGCACATGAAGTTCCATCGCTTCAGCTTTGGCAGCAATGGCTACCTGAACTGTGCCTATTGCAATCACATTGCCACCGATGTGGATGACTATATCCGGCACGGCATCGTTGTCCATAGTTTGGCCCCAAATTCGGATTTGCATGGCATCGCCGTGGAAACTCCGTCCGTCAGCCAGCAGATCCGTGACATGCTTAACCAGCGTGGTGCTGTCACTGTCCGTTCGCTGGCTGGCCAGAACTCAACGACTGTGGCTCCGTCGACTCCAGTTGATGTCCTGCCCTCGCCAGCTAATGATAATATAGCAGGAATAGTAGGAGTCGAGGCCGGAGGATGTGCAGCATCTGGACTGCCGGATGTGTCACTGGCCACTGCAATCACCGAACTGCTACGACCCACCGGCTATAGCG AGGACAAACTGTACGCCTGCCCCCAAAAGGGCTGCATTGTGCGGCTAACGGAGGAGCAGTTCGTCAACCATGTGCGCTATCATATACGCAGCACCCTCAACCAGGGCAGTGAGCAGATCAAGTGCAAGTACTGCGCCCAGATCCTCCTGCCGCCATCGCTGCGCACCCATCTGCAGCAGTCCCATGCCCGCCACAAGCTTTTCTGCAGCATCTGTCTGGCCACGGCGGTAAATAAGCGGCTTATGCTCTACCATGTACGCAACCACCACAGCCAGGCCTTTGAGCTGATCAAACGTCAGCTGCAGTTCATCCAGTTGCCTACGGATCCGGACGCGGGCGGAGCCAAGGCAGGAGGAGCCGTCACTGATGCAAACAGCGTTTTCCTGACAGCCGTTGTCCAGCCATTCGGTATGCAGGAAATGGAGAGCTTCAAGAGCCGGCTGCTGGAGGAGTTGTTGCTGCGCAGACAAGGCACGAAGATGGTCTACCGCGGCTCCGAGGTGCGTCTCCTGCCGCGGGTTATTTTCTTCCCACAGAAGCTGCGCTGCGGCGAGTGCAGCTTCAGCTCCGAAGTGCGGGCTGTCCTCCAGCGGCATCTGTACGAGCACAAGGAGAGAAACGTACGCGAGGCCTACCAAATGGACGAATGCCTCACCgaagcagcaccagcaccagacTCCGATGTCGATGTGGAGTCGGTGGAGGATAACGCTGTGGCTGCTGAAACCATCCGGGGTACGGTTGAAGCTCAGGTAGATCCGGCAGGAGTCCGGCCACCGGGACAACACAAGGCGGTGGTACCAAGGTTCGTGTACGTGCCGCCGGATAATCGCTACCGTTGCGGCTTCGTCCGCTGCATCCGCCTGCTGGGCACAGAGCTGGAGCTTCGCAACCACATGACCATGGATCACAGCTACACCGAGGATATCTTCTGTTATCACTGCAAGCTGCCCCTGTCGGGCCAGACCAGCGTGGAAAGGTACCTGACGCATCTGATGCTGCACAAGCGGCACATTTACCAGTGCGGCGCCTGCATGCGCTACAACGAAAGGCGCTCGACGATTGTGCGGCACATCCAAGAGCGGCATCCGCTGCACGAGGTGGACGTGGTGGTGCATCGCCACAGCGACACGCATCTGAATACCAACGCCCGGTGGCTGAAGACGC CCAAGGTAACCCGCTTGACGCAAATTGAGTTCATGTGTAACCTGTGCCAGGTCAGCCTGCCCACGGCGGTCCAGATCATGGCCCATGCGGTGGCCGCTCACGATCGAAAGTATCAGATCCACTGCCTCTACTGCAGTTTCGGCAACAAGGAGTCCTCCGTGGTCATTGACCACATTCTTGACACCCATCCCGGTCGGCGGGTGCAGCCGATCCAAGTCTTCCAGCAAGTTTCCTACAAGAAGAACCAGACCCTTGGCTTCTACTGCATCGTGTGCATGAAGGGAGCGAGCAGCTGCCTACGTATAGGCCAGCACTGCGAGGAGCTGCACAAGTCACGCTACCAGTGGCAGTGCCCGCACTGCGAATTTGGGAATCAACAGGAGCGCTTCGTAATTCAGCACATCCAGCTAAAGCATCCGCAGAGGCTGGGGCTGGCGGTGATGCAGTTTGAGCGAGTGACCAATGAGATTCCGGATGCCTTGAGCTGGGAATTGGGTCAACCCATTGAGGAGGTGGTGGCGATGGCGGTGGCGGAAGAGGAGGAGCCAGCAGCCTCGAATGTGGTTGAAGGTcaaacgcagcagcagcaggagcaggcgcaacagcagaagcagccGCAGCGGCCGCCGCATCAGGAGCCACCAAAGCAGCCCCCAATTGTCGACACCGAGGTGGTGGATCTGCTTGCCTCGGACGATGAGAGGGACGACACTGAGTCCAGCGAGAGTCCGGAAGAAGAG AAAATGGTGGAATTCGCTTGCACACACTGCTCCGAAACGAACAGCAACCTGCAGGATTTGCGGACACAGCACTGGGCCCACGTCCATGCCGATCAGCCCTTCTACTTTCGCGTCCAGCCGCAACTCCTTTGCTCCGAATGCAAGCGCTTCAAGAGCAACGCCAAGACCCTGCGCGACGAGCACCTGGTCAAGGTCCACTCCATCCGGAACATAGTGGCCTGCGATGTCCGGCGGCCGGAGGAGTGCGCCTACTGTGATTACAAGTACCACAGCTGGCAGGATCTGGCCCAGCACATCAGCAAGGCGGGTCACTTGCCCAACGACCTGAAGAATGTGACCAACGACGATCTGGCCGCCCTGCAACAGCTCAGCGCCAGCGGCCAAAACGAATACTACCAGTGCGATCTGTGCAGCGTGGTTATGCCCACCAAGGGCGCCATTGCCCAGCATGGCCGGGTCGAGCACAGTAGGCCCGGCGAGCGCTTCTGCTTCCGCCAGTTGACCACGCCGCTTATCTACCACTGCTTCCTATGCATGTTCACCTCGGCGGAGGAGCTGGTTACGCTGCGTCACATGGTGGATCACTACAATCGCTTCCTCTACTGTCACTTTTGCGCCCGGCATCTGCCCGGCGGCTTTGATGAGTACATCCAGCACTGCTATTCCCAGCACCGTGAGGATGTCCATCGCTTCCAGGAGCTGCACTCGTTCGGAGACCTGCGCAAGTTCCTCAGCAATGTGCACTATCAGTTCCAGAACGGGCTGATCATCACGAAGAGCAGTCTGCGTGGCACGCGCTACAACGATGAGAAGATGATGCGGGTGCTGTATGCGGAATTGATGAGCAAGGTGCGGAGGCCGCCCTTACGGCTGCACATAAACCTGAAGTCGGtgcagggacagggacaggttCCAAATCCTCAAGAACAAACCCCAGCTGTAAGGATAACCCAGCGACGTAAGACTTTGAATCCAGACGAGATCCTAAGGTTGTCCAGGAATCAGTTGTCGCCGCAAAAGCGAAGACAGGAAGAGCCACAACAGTCGTCGCCGGCTAAGGTGCCCAAAACGCGGATTATCACCCCGGTGGCCAATCGATTGATGAGCAGTACGACTGCTCCCTCGGCGCCCGCCTCTGCTCCACTGGTGCCAAGTGCTTTGGGACAAATGCCAGCTGCTCGGGAGCCACCTGTGCGTATAACCCAGCGCCGTAAAACCTTAAATCCGGACGAGCTGCTAAGGTTATCCAGGCTGAATCAGCCGGGACAGGAAGAGCCACAACAGTCGTCGCCGCCTAAAGTGCCCAGAACGCGGATTATCACCCCGGTGGCCAATCGATTGATGAGCAATACGGCTGCTTCCTCGGCGCCCGCCTCTGCTCCACAGGTGCCAAGTGCTTTGGGACAAATGCCAGCTGCTCGGGAGCCACCTGTGCGTATAACCCAGCGCCGTAAGACCTTAAATCCGGACGAGCTACTAAGGTTATCCAGGCTGAATCAGCCGGGACaggaacagcaacaacaatcgcCGCCGGCTAAGGTGCCAAGAACGCGGATTATCACCCCGGTGGCCAATCCCTTGATGAGCGGGATTGTAACTGCCGCCACAGCGGTTCCCCCTGCTGTTCCACTGGCTGTTCCTCCTGCTGTTCCACCGGCTGTCAACATGCTGCGCATCGTTAAGCGGCGCAACAGCTACGTGGTCCACACCGGACCCTAA